The following proteins are co-located in the Myroides profundi genome:
- a CDS encoding GNAT family N-acetyltransferase, whose amino-acid sequence MNIQISKVELHQAQDIKEYVKAFRKGLFPMLDSTIVPRDLLHFEQTYLLHPHGCFLQARDHDDNIMGVIGMMPYDYRFDYLDYRDNRTVEVARLFVEPAYRRTGLATMLFNALLEVAKEKGIDMLYLHTHPFLTGAFEYWQKQGFQLIKTTMYGEFETLHMDRTVRDK is encoded by the coding sequence ATGAATATTCAGATCAGTAAAGTAGAGTTACACCAAGCTCAAGATATAAAAGAATATGTCAAAGCATTTAGAAAAGGTCTTTTTCCCATGTTAGATAGTACTATAGTCCCCCGAGACCTTTTACACTTTGAACAGACTTATCTTTTACACCCTCATGGATGTTTTCTACAGGCAAGAGATCATGATGATAATATCATGGGCGTGATAGGAATGATGCCTTATGATTATCGTTTTGACTATTTAGATTATAGAGATAATCGTACCGTAGAGGTCGCTCGTCTTTTTGTAGAACCTGCTTATCGAAGAACGGGATTAGCAACCATGTTGTTTAATGCTTTATTAGAAGTAGCCAAGGAGAAAGGGATAGATATGTTGTATTTACATACGCATCCTTTCTTAACAGGAGCTTTTGAATATTGGCAAAAACAAGGTTTTCAACTCATTAAAACGACGATGTATGGTGAGTTTGAGACACTACATATGGATAGAACGGTTAGGGATAAATAG
- a CDS encoding ABC transporter ATP-binding protein — translation MRQLIEIQDLVFSYAKEVVLDRVNASFERGKLSIILGRNGSGKSTMFNILAGLEKKYHGQVCFDGQERRAIKLGKEQYMRIGFLNQFHQTTFPFTVKEVILTGRASFAKFAPAEQDFQEVVDILSRFQLSHLIDKPYTSLSGGERQLVLLCRVLVQKPEVLMLDEPTNHLDLHYQVAVLKCIKQLAEEGTTVLCVMHDPNLAFMYGERFYLMQNKQLIDIQEVQGEELHRLLEETYQLPLHRIDNQGKPMFMPLI, via the coding sequence ATGAGACAGTTGATAGAAATACAAGACTTAGTGTTCTCTTACGCTAAAGAAGTAGTCTTAGACAGGGTGAATGCGTCTTTTGAGCGAGGAAAACTCTCTATTATACTAGGACGAAATGGAAGTGGTAAGTCTACGATGTTTAATATTCTAGCAGGTTTAGAAAAGAAGTATCACGGACAGGTGTGCTTTGATGGACAAGAACGCAGAGCGATTAAGTTAGGAAAGGAGCAATATATGCGTATAGGATTCTTAAATCAGTTTCATCAGACTACTTTTCCTTTTACGGTGAAAGAGGTTATTCTAACAGGAAGGGCTTCTTTTGCAAAGTTTGCTCCTGCAGAACAAGATTTTCAAGAGGTAGTCGATATATTATCTCGCTTTCAGTTATCTCATTTGATAGATAAGCCTTATACCTCACTTTCGGGTGGAGAGCGTCAGTTAGTCTTATTGTGTAGAGTATTAGTGCAGAAACCAGAGGTGTTGATGCTCGATGAACCAACGAACCATTTAGATTTACACTATCAGGTAGCTGTACTAAAGTGTATTAAACAGTTGGCGGAAGAAGGTACTACTGTACTCTGTGTAATGCATGACCCCAACCTTGCGTTTATGTATGGAGAGCGATTCTACTTAATGCAAAACAAACAGTTGATAGATATTCAAGAGGTACAAGGGGAAGAGTTACACCGATTGTTAGAAGAGACTTATCAGTTGCCATTACACCGTATAGATAATCAAGGCAAACCTATGTTTATGCCTTTAATATAG